The window GACAAAGGCCCTCTGGAAGGGAACCTAGCTGACGGGGTAGTCAGACGACTATGGTAAATCCATAGCGTCAGAATGTATGTTTCGATACTGGCATAAGGACCTCCCAATAAATAAGAACATGATTATTTAACTAGTTTAAACATAGTTTTCATAGATGTATTGTTCTGTGGTTTAAAGGAGATGTCTTTTGATGATTTTATATGTTGCATGATTTCTTATACATATGCTTCTCCGGAATAAAATGTTATGGTTGATATTATTACTCACTCAATCGGTGTGATTGACCCGACTCCCTTGTTTTATTTTCCTACAGATAATATAGCCGAAGGTGACATTCTAACTCAGACAGGGTGATAGACAGAGCTGACAACGAATCTAGTAAGCCCCGCACTTGCTTCGCGAGGGCAACCATGTTGCTAACTATTAtagtatattaatttttttttctaatccTAGAGTTTTGCTCCTTAAGACGGTCTAGTATATCTTATTTTGGCTTGTGAGTAAAGTATAGCTTGGAACTTATAAGTTTTGCGGAAGCCCATGGCTTGGGATTCTGATGCTCTATAACACTTAATATGTTGGTATTGTAGTTCGTTGGATTATTTTACTAGGTGTTGATAGGTTTTGATCTTTTTAGGATATTCTCCCGGTACAGatgaaactctgccgaaatttttactaACAAGAAATGATTCAGGCTTGTTAAGTTGGCTTAGGCTAACTGACCGTCGGTCATGACCTAGGtgggcgggtcgtgacaaaattggtatcagagctgtcgGTTTAGGATATGACTTAAGGAGCACCGGTTTAGCGGGGAATTAATTGTGTATATGTTGTGCACCGTATGCACGATCGGGAACTCACAAAAATCAAGTAGGACTTGTCCTTCTCATTCTTTGTTAAATCTGAAAATGTTATAAGCGGTCTAGAGACAAGTTAGGATCTAACACCCTTGATATGATTACAGATGGAAAAGAGAGTTATGCTTCCACCAAACTTAAGATGGGGTCGAAGGAGAGGTCGGGGCCTATCGGCTAGGCAGACGATCGACCCAGTTGAAGAAGCTGAAGAGATACCACCGTCGCAACCTCAGAATGGTACTACTGCTGACGCGATAGCTGCAATGTTTCAGCAGGCGATGGAGAGTTTAGTAGAAAGGATCCAGACATAACCTTGAGCTAGTATGATGCCCCGAGGGTATAATGGACATAACCAACCCGATGAACCACTCCACAGGTCCATTCTAGAGTTTCTAGATATGAAACCTCCGGTGTTTATGGGGGCTAGTGAGATTGAAGACCCCTTGCTGTTTTTGGATGGTATTCAGAAAGCATTAGATGCGCTTGAATGTTCCAGTACTCGATTGGTTGAGTTGGCTACATATTATTTGCAGGATATAGCTGAAGACTGGTTTAAATCTCTTAAGGCAGGGCGGCCACCTAACTCACGTCCTTTGACCTGGAAGGAGTTCACTAATAATGCATTTATTGATCGATTTCTGCCTATGAGACTAAGGGATGCTCTGGCGATACAATTTGAAGGATTAAGGCAGACCCCACAAATGTCAGTGAACGAATATAATATCCAGTTCACTCGATTATCCCAACATGCTGCAATATGCGATGAATGACTCTATGCGAGCTAAGAGGTTCATTCGCGGTCTAATTGACCTATTGTTCAAACCATTGGCATTACACTTGACGTGGCAAGAGAATTAAAGACTAGATGGAGAGACGAGAGGACAACAAAAGCACAAGATAAGAGAGCAAGGATTACAGGGTCTTTCGGAATGAGTATTGGTACAAGTCGAGGCTCAGGATCCCAGGGCCAACCGAGGACCACACAGACTGGAGGTATATATGTTGTCCAATCATCTAATAATGCTTCCACTTCTAGACAGAGCCATAGAGGGCCAACACCATCAAATGGACAAACCAGCAACACTATAGTTACCTGCTTTAGTTGCCGCAAGGCTCATTTAGGCCAATGTTGGAAATACATCGGTACATACCTTAGATGTGGGCAGATGGGACATTTCAAGAGAGATTGCCCTGGCAACAGAGGATCTAGTCAGGCATCGACACTGACTCATGGAACACCAACAAGTTCTAATGCATACGCCGTCAGGGAAAATTCCAGACCAGCAGGAAGAGGCACCGGGAACAAAAGTACTAACAATAGAGGGCCAGGAGCGGTCGGGAGAGGTCAATCCCGAGTGTTTGCCCTGCCGAGGCAGGGTGCCGAGGCTTCAAATGcggttgtcacaggtacactatcAACCTGCTCACTTAAGGAGGTTATCTAAGTAATCTAAAAATGACCAATCTGTAAGTGTTAACTAACTGCGGGAAAAAAATTTGACGTATAACCCGATAATTATAGGTATACTTTCGGTGTGTTCATTTGATGTTTTCGCTTTAATGGATCCTGGGTCCAACTATTCATATGTATCGTTATATTTTGCAATAAGATTTGATAGACCTCCAGAGTTGTTGACAAACCCTTTTGTGGTTGCCACACCAGTTGGGGAATCCTTACTAGTTAAGCAAGTATATCGCTCTTGTCAACTCAGTGTTGAGGGGAAAGACACGTTAGCAGGCTTGTATGAGCtggacatggtagattttgatgtgatcatgggtatggactggttagcttcatgtcaCGCAATTGTTGATTGCTACTCTAAAACGGTCCACTTCAACGTACCAGGTGAGCCAAGTTTTGTTGTACAATGCGAGCAAGGATCACTTCCCAATCAACTGATTTCATTTATCGGTGCAAAACGGATACTAAGCAAAGGTTGCCATGGCTTCTTGGCACATGTAAAAGATACAAAGCCTACAGTACCAAAATTAGAGACAGTTCCTGTGGTTAgagaatttccagatgtgttcccagaagatcTATTTGGGTTACCTCCTGTTAGAGAAATTGATTTTGGCATAGATCTAGTACCTGGGACGCAGCCCATATCGATACCTCTGTAtcgaatggcaccagcagaattgAAGGAACTGAAAGAACAGTTGGACGACCTTAAaaagaaaggatttattagaccaaGTACTTCGCCATGGGGTgccccagtcttgtttgtgaAGAAAAATGATGGATCCATGAGGTTATGCATAGATTATCGCCAATTAAACAAGGTCACCATGTGCAATAAGTACCCCTGCCACgtatcgatgatttatttgatcaacttcagggtgcaaAAAGATTCTCCAAAATCGACTTGAGATCCACATACCATCAGCTACGTATTAGAAGTGAGGACATCTCAAAGACTGTTTTCGAACCAGGTACAAACATTATGAATTCTTAGTAATGCCTTTTGAGATAACAAATGCACCTGCGACATTTATGGACATGATGAACAGGGTGTTCAAACCGTATTTGGAAAAAATTGtcatcgtgttcatcgatgacatcctggtgTACTCAAAGACGTGTGAGGAGCATGAGCAACACTTGAGGACAGTATTACAAACACTTAGGGAACATAAgctatatgctaagttctcaaagtgcgaattCTGGTTTAATCGAGTTTCCTTCCTAGGCCATTTGTATCTGATGAAAGGATCTTAGTTGATCCAATTTAAGTGGAAGCTGTACAGAAGTGTCCACGACCAACCACCGCAACCGAGATCCAAAGCTTCTTGGGTCTCGCGGGCTACTACAAGCGTTTTGTGCAGAATTTCTCAAACATAGCTGCACCTTTGACGAAGCTAACGCAAAGGAATGTGaaatttcaatggtcagatgcatgCGAAATTTTTTTAAGAACTTAAAGACCGTTTAACAACGGCTCCAGTATTGGCACTGCCCACAGAAACCGGAGGATTttcagtctattgtgatgcttcccgagTGGTACTCGAGTGTGTGCTTATGCAAAATGGAACGGTCaaagcttatgcttcaaggcagttgaagaagcacgaacAAAACTATCTTACACATGACCTAGAAATGGTCGCGGTTGTCTTTGCTCtcaagatttggcggcattatttatatggagatAAATGTGAGATATGCACAGATCATAAgggtctccaatatatcttccaGCAAAAAGATTTGAACCTTCGGCAACGAAGATGGGTAgagctactaaaggactacgactgCACAATCTCCTATCATCCAGGCAAAGATAATGCGGTGGCCGACGTATTAAgccggaagtctatgggcagtttgacacATCTTAGCCTAACCAAGAGACCTCTAGCAAGAGAGATCCAGAAATTGAAGGAAAGTGGAGTGGTTTTTAGTTTGGGGCATACAGGCTCATTAATAGTACGTATTCAAGCCAAGTCGTCATTGATGGAGGACATAAAGGCAAAGTAATACCAAGATTCACAATTTTGCAAAATTATAGATGAAAGTATTGCCGGCAAGAACAAAGATTTTACCCTGGATGGTGATGGAGTATTACGACTTGGTGATTGCATTTGTGTACTAGATATCGATGGTCTGAGGAAAACGGTGCTCAGAGAAGCACATGtctccaagtattcggttcatcccgGGTCCACAAAAATGTATCAGGACCTTCGTCAATTATACTAATGGGAAGGGATAAAGAAATATGTTGCAAACTATGTCACCCGATGTTTGACTTGCCAACAAGTTAAGACGGAGCATTAAAGACCTGCAGGGTTATGCAACGGCTTGAGATACCAGAGTGGAAATGGGAGCGGATCACTATGGATTTCGTAAATGGATTACCACGGACTCTTAAGGgtcatgactctatatgggtggtTGTGGATCAACTGACGAAATCGGCACACTTCTTACCAGTAAAAACTACCTATAATGGAGCACGTTATGCGCAGATCTATATGGATGAAATTGTTAGACTACATGGGGTTCCGGTGTCTAGTATCTCAAATAAGGGGTCCCAGTTCACCTCACACTTCTGGAAGGCATTCCAAGAAGCGTTGGGAACATGAGTGGATCTAAGTAccgcatttcacccacagacggatggacaaTCCGAGCGAACCATTCAAACATTAGAAGATATGCTGAGATCTTGTGTCCtcgattttggtggtagttgggacaaATATCTAACTTTAGccgaattttcttataataataactTTCAAGCAAGTATACAGATGGCACCCTATGAGGATTTATACGGGAGACGATGTCGATCACCCATCAGTTGGTTTGAGGCTGGTGAGGCAAAGGTATTAGGCCCAGACTTGGTAAAGGCAGCACTGGACACGGTTAAACTAATTAAGCAGagattattagcagcccagagtagGCAAAAGGCTTATGCTAATAAGAGACATCGAGAGTTGGAGTTTTCAGTAGGAGATCACGTATTCTTACGAGTATCACCCATGAAAGGCGTTTTGAGATGTGGGAAGAAGGGGAAATTGatcccgagatacattggaccataCGAGATCCTTGAGAAAATAGGCGCAGTTGCTTATCGTTTAGCACTCCCACCAGAATTGTCGACCGTACAttcagtatttcatgtatctacgTTACGAAAGTATATACCAGACCCATCCCATGTACTCAAAGCGTCCAATATTCAGTTAGATGAGAATTTAACCTATGAAGAGGAACCAGTGGTTATAATCGACAGAAAAATAAGAAAGCTGCGGTCGAAAGAGATCGCGACAGTGAAAGTGGTATGGAAAAATCATAGTAGTGAAGAGGCGACATGGGAAGATGATGAAATGATGGGAGCCAAGTATCCTCACTCCTTCATATCCGTAGGTACGTATATCTTTAAATTCGGGGACCGAATTTCCATAAGGGGGGAAGAATCTAACAACCTGAaatattgggccttggcccatctaAGTTACTTAAATATGAAGTCTTGGCCCATACTACTTCAACCATAAGTTATTTATTACCCACTTCTCTAGAACCTACTtgataacttaaaaaaaaaaagaataaaaagggaGAGAAGTATCAGCATAGTTCCAAGGAAAAAAAACAAAAGCTACAGGGAAAGGAAGTGAAGAAAAGAAGCTAGAGACTTAGAACCggataagaaaaattcaagatcCACCTAGTTTCTCCATTCTTGATTTTGCAAGTAAGTTCATTCATCACTAAATTCATCCTTTTGTTGGGTAGGGAGCAATAACAACTAAGATTTAGAATTAAATAAATTGAAATTCTCTTCTAGAGTTCTAAATTTGGGGAATAAAACTGAAAACCTATTGTTGGTATGCTCAAGCCAGACAGAGAATAGCAGCAGCTAGAAATCAAAATTTAGTATCCTGATGAGAATGGGTTAATTGGAGCAATTAGCATCTGATAAGCCCATATGTGACTCGAATATTGCTTTATTTATTTTAGATAACTGATACTTCAAGGGGACAATTGCTGGAAGCGAATTAGAGTTATTCGACAAGAGTACAGTGAGTGATAATTCATCCATAGTTGATTTTCTTTTTCTGTAGCATgttttaaagtcattttcttgcatataattgGTCGTCTAAGGAAAGAGACTATTTGAAAGTGAACAAGCAACAACATGGCCTTGTATATAAAAACACATCAATTCATTTTTTTCACACCGGATGTGCTTGAACTATGCCATTTATGAGTTGTTATGAATTCTTCTTTTTGTTCGGGATGATTTGATATATACTGCTGGATTTAAATTCTTTACACGGAAAGAATCCATTTGTGTTATGAAAAAGGAAACTTCGGAAAAACTATTGCCAGAATCGCCGTTATCTAACGTCGGGATCGTTGGACCTGGTGCACCTTGTAAGTGAACTCGTATTGGACAAAGGCCCTCTGGAAGGGAACCTAGCTGACGGGGTAGTCAGACGACTATGGTAAATCCATAGCGTCAGAATGTATATTTCGATACTGCATAAGAACCTCCCAATAAATAAGAATGTGATTATTTAACTAGTTTAAACATAATTTTCATAGATGTATTGTTTTGTGGTTTAAAGGAGATGTCTTTTGATGATTTTATATGTTGCATGATTTCTTATACATATGCTTGTTCGGAATAAAATGCTATGGTTGATATTATTACTCACTCAGTCGGTGTGACTGACCCCACTCCCTTGTTTTATTTTCCTATAGATAATATAGTCGAAGGTGACATTCTAACTCAGACAGGGTGATAAACAGAGCTGACAACGAATCTAGTAAGCCCCGCACTTGCTTCGCGAGGGCAACCATGTTGCTAACTATTATAGtatattagtttttttttctaaTCCTAGAGTTTCGCTCTTTAAGCTGGTCTGGTATATCTTATTTTGGCTTGTGAGTAAAGTATAGCTTGGAGCTTATAAGTTTTGCGGAAGCCCATGGCTTGGGATTCTGATGCTCTATAACACTTAATATGTTGGTATTGTAGTTCGTTGGATTATTTTACTGGGTATTGACaggttttgatttttttgggattttctcccggtacagaggaaactctgtcaaaatttttacTAACAAGAAATTATTCAGGCTTGTTCAGTTGGCTTAGGCTAACTGAGCGCCGGTCATGACCTAGGTGGGCGGGTCGTGACAGCTGAATTCAACGTGGTCCTGGATGATTGCCCTGAAACTCCAACCATTTGAAGTGCTGAGCCTGGAAATGTTTTGAACAATTGGATTTGTACCCTGCCCCCGGTTCTCCGAGAGTCTTGGTAGACAATTTGTATTTGATGAAATAACAGGAttcaaaattgaggcctgaatcgtgtttatgcttttgttgtgttttgcctcTAAACTTTTGAAAGATCAAATGCCAAATTCAATCTATGATTTTTATTATTCcatctttatttaattaattcttattttattttttagcaATAAAACTAGTAAGTCTGCTGATACTGTGAATGCgacacgtaatgaaacaagcgagcctATAGTAAATGTCgaacaagactctgaagaatatgaagaggacctgcaacctgaagagttaactaaagattttgaacattttgagaaTAAGCCAAAACTAAATTTAGATGAAACAGAAACTATAAATTTGGGAGATTCAGAAACCGTGAGGGAAATAAGAATCAGCGTCCATTTAACTCCgtcacaaagggaagaattgatcaaccttttgagaCAATATATAGACATGTTCGCATGGTTTTATGATGATATTCAGGTCTAATCAcagacattgtttcgcataaatTGCCCATTGATCCGTCTTGTCCTCCAGtgaaataaaagaagagaaacattaaaccGGATTTTAGTTTAAAAATTAAGGAAGAAGTCTCCAAGCAATTTGATGCGAAGGTCATTCGAGCCGCAAGGTACCCTACTTGGCTAGCCAGTATCGTTCCTGTACCAAAAAAAGATGGCAAAGTCAGGGTgtgcgtggattatcgggataTCAATAGGGCtagtccgaaagatgactttctcctcccaaatattcacatacttattgataactgtGCAAAGCACGAGTTTCAGTCATTCATTGATTGCTACGCAGGATATCACCAAATTCTAATGGATAAAGAAGATGCTGAGAAAatggcattcatcacaccttggggagtatactattatcaagtgatgccttttgggctcaagaacgcaggttccacctatatgagagccatgactaccatttttcatgatatgatccacagggagattgaagtctatgtggaagatatcatcatcaagtcacgaaaGAGTTCAGATCACTTGATGGATTTGAAGAAATTCTTTGATAGGTTGAGACGATACAATTTGTAGTTAAATCCCACAAagtgtgcatttggtgttcctgctGGGAAACTGTTGGGTTTTATTATGAGAAGAAGGGGTATAAAATTGGATCCTTCGAAAATAAAGGCCATTCAAGacttgcctgccccaaagagtcaaaatgacgtgatgagtttcctcggtcaCCTTAActacattagtcggttcatagcacaatcgacAGTGATATGTGggccaataatcaagttattgagtaaggatgctgctaccaaatggacgGAAGATTACCAGCAAGCCTTTGAgagaatcaaagagtatttgtctaatccgcctgttttggtgcctccagaagcaggaagacctttgttattgtatttgtccgtaACGGCAAATGCATTtagatgtgtgttgggacaacatgatgaaacgACAAAGAAGGATCAAGCAATATACTACTTGGGCAAGATGTTCACGCCTTACGAGGCCCGATATACTCTATTGGAACGCACCTGCTGTGACCTGACTTAGGTTGCACAAAAGTTGAAACATTATTTGTCCGCATATACTACTTATCTTCTCAAGGATGGATCCGctcaagtatatctttcagaagcctatgcctactgggaagtTAGCCAAAGGACAAATTTTGCTAAGTGAATTTGATATTATATATGTTACCCAAAAGactgtcaaagggcaggcaataGCCGATCATCTTGTTGAAGAGTACGTGCCTCTTAGGacttatttcccggatgaagaggTATCAATATAGCAGAAGAATTTCCAGGGTGGAGAATTTTCTTCGATGGGGCATCAAACTCCAAAGGAGTTGGCGTTGGAGCAGTCTTAATTTCGGAATCAGGCCAAcattatccaatttcagcaaagctcaggtttccgtgcaccaacaatatggtaGAATATaaggcttgtattcttggactTAGAATGACCGTTGATATGAGCAAACAAGAATTATTGATTATTGGTGATTCTGACTTATTGGTTCATCCATAAATGCTTTCAAGTACACCGCACTCTTACTGCAATACAGCTTTCAAATGCACCACACATACATTGCATGACTGCCTTCAAAATGCTTTGCACCGGCACGCATTGCACAAATGCTTTCATCCGCTTCGCATAAATACTTTCATACGCACACGCACCGCGCAATTGATTTAAATTCACCGCACAAATGCTCTGCACCATGAATCATGATGGTTTGAAAATCATGTTTCATCAATCATTGGGTTTTAAAGAAAACCTCATTATGCCAGCTTAGAAATCCtcatttctcataaatcattcggcttaaatagcccatattcatatccaatttgaggcctcattttcattaatcatcgccaaaggcatcattctcatgaatcatcagCCTAGAACCTCATTCACATTGGCCTCAGCTAAGGTTATCATTTTATTAAATCATTATAGCTTTTTCATGGGTTTATTTTACATTGCTTTACTTTTGATATTTATTTTTACCGACTATTTTATCgagtttaagtttcgcaggaaCATTAGCGCAACGTGAAACTATTTTCTTCGGAatcgaactggggcaatttgttgggaaggataatcagacttcccgacaaggtcaaggatctacctcgaacacttgTCTCCAACCCCAAATATTCCACTTGCATACCAACACATTCAGAATTCTCATGTTCGATCATAATACCCAATGTCATCATAATTCATCACTGGGACAATATCtgcaaagattcgcaccaatcgggATTCGTTATTTATAGGTGTCGTAGTTATCCTAGAACTACAcatgacctgattctcgtgcaacccgagatatgtcgGCAACTCGAAGACCGGAGTTCGGCtataatcctctcaaattttctttacctttAGTCCTCCAAAATCATTTAATCAGGATAAAATAGGCTACTGGGTCAACGTCTTtacccgaaaattctttcatcattaccggtcaaagaggaacaagttgttgacacccaattttgtcccgccttcctccaaaatatttatttacgcttctaatatttttggcaacttaaaaaataattatacttTACTATAATTATcagcttttattaataccaaCGATTCATTACCCTATTATAGTCACTagctaatatttttattttttattttattaccgttactactaccactattatcattattattagtattattattgttaatattaatattattattattattattattattttgttattattagtattattataatttgcattataatcacCTCTAACATTTTATTTATCGTTTtatgcacacacatcgcatttattgtTGCGCAATTAAACAATAGCTTTTATTTACtgctgaatttaaaaaaaaaaaattatcgcaCGGCTACTAcgatatcatataattttatttttatctgagcactaataaatacatacttttatattaggtaatattttagcacacgatGGTAAATAGTTTActaaaataggtcttttatttaaatttagaagccccaATTGTTCTTTCATTCAACCAATATTAGCCCAAACCCGAGTCCAATCAATCCACATTATTTTTAGACCAGTCATCAATGACCCAACCCATatattaattcatcaacccaatcctATGAGGCCAATTCGTGACCCGATAATATCTAGCCCACCATCCATTTAAATCTGCCCAACCCATATTCTAAATTCAGCAGCCCATTATTTTAACCCAATAACCCGACCCAGTCATTTCAAAGATATGAAACAACTAGGGTTCGTTTTCCCCTTACCCGCGGCGCCTccctcccctttctctctctcCTCGACGCGATTGGAAAATCACAGATCCCCTTTCGATCACACAGGTCGTGCATGGCCATTTCGGGGAAAGGAAATTAATGCTCGTCCTTTCCCCGTCAGTGTTCAACCATTGTAAGTCGtcgtcttcttcttttttctgttTCGGATCTAAAACGTTTTAATGGATTTCGTTCGTTTGTGAAATTGAAATATTTTTCTTATCAGTTCTTTTTCATTTTCGGGTACAAATTTTTAATGATTTTTGTCTATTTCTCTCCTTTTTGGTCGGGTGGTGAAAGACCCACAAAAATCCGAACGTTTCCGCCCAATTTTTTGAACCCTAGCAAGAACCTTAGATGTTTCCTATAAATAATCTCTTCTTAGGTTAGTAGAGAGAGTTCTTTAGCCGCCCAAATTCCCCTAGAAAATATTAGTTTCATCAGTCTTATATTTCCGGATATCGATTAAAAATATTGaatcattttctatttccttttgCCCTTGGTATTACTTCGAATCCAAGTGCATGCAAGCTCGGATTTTGTAGAGTTCGAGTGTATATCGGTGACCTCGAAGCCCCTATTCGTTGCACCTGAAGAAGGTTAGCAACTTCCCCTCTTCCTTGTAGTTCATTTTTTATTCCCCCTATTTGATGACTATGTGAGTTATTTTCTGCAGTTAGTTAATCTTAGTTTAATCTTATTCAGTGTAACTTCATGTCTGTTTAGTATGTTAATCGTGTTGTTTGATTGGTAGCTGAATTAAGATTAGGCATCAAACCTGTTTGTATGTTTGATTAGGTACCCATGTTTTAGGTTAATCTATGTCCATATGCTTGGTTCAGTGATTAGTCTTAATGAGTGTGCTTTAGGTCTAATTTGATATAATGTTGTTAAGTGTTGGTTGCTGGTTATTGTGTGGTTTAATTAGGTATCCGGTGATAATATTAGTttatattgatatgcatgatcaaCTGCTAAACATGCTTAAGTTTGGAATTTCATGAATCTGTTTAATACAAACTACATTTCTCCTTAATCATCTCTAGTTTAGTCATTGTTATTTGTTTAAGTGGAAGGTCAGATTGTTATGTTAATGAAAGTTGTATTAAACATGTTGATCCTTTGTTATTGAATGGCATTCATGCTAGCAAAATTACCCTTTTAGATTAGATAATTACCTATATGTGAGTTATGTGTTTAttctagtcttttttttttttttttgagggggggagggggggtggaGGGGAGGTATTCAATTGGAGTTTAGATGAGCATATAGTGACTTGATTTTAAATACATCTAATCAGGAAACCTTATAAGTGTCTACTACTGTCATTCGCCTCATCCATCACCATCATGTTTTAAAAAAGAAGTCTGTTTGACGCCTGGTTTGCTTAGAATCTTCACTGGTTCATCATTTATGGACTCATTAGTAGTTTAAGCTCAAATAATTGTCCAAATAAGAGTTTAATTCAGTGGTATGGATCTTTACATGTAAAACAAACTTAAAATAGCATTGGGAAGTTCTGACCTGATTACTTAAACCAATTTTCGTTTAGCTTGACACAAAATTTGTTTAAACAACCTTGAATGCAACAACTTGTGTAATATGCAGTCTCTACTTGTCTTCTTGCTAAATTTGAGTTTTGAAGTTGGGTGCAAGTATCCGTTTCAATTCTACAAAATTTTCTGATGTTCCTACATGACTCATGGTATTTTCTAATGTTCCTACATGACTCATGGTGCTAAATTATTTACCTGATCCTAGAAACAAACCTGCTTTGTCTAAAAATCCTAATCAATTGTCTATGTGTGAAGTTTTATTATGTGATTAAAGCATAAAgatccccccctcccccccgttAAAATTTTTATTCCTCCTTAAGCAAGATATGGCTAAGACACTTTCATATCTCCCCTTCACCTTCTCCCCTTAGGATTTAGGAATGAAAGACTTAAGAACTTGTCCTATACATGTCTACTTGCACTTGATCAGTTCTATTTG is drawn from Lycium barbarum isolate Lr01 chromosome 8, ASM1917538v2, whole genome shotgun sequence and contains these coding sequences:
- the LOC132608377 gene encoding uncharacterized protein LOC132608377; protein product: MAPYEDLYGRRCRSPISWFEAGEAKVLGPDLVKAALDTVKLIKQRLLAAQSRQKAYANKRHRELEFSVGDHVFLRVSPMKGVLRCGKKGKLIPRYIGPYEILEKIGAVAYRLALPPELSTVHSVFHVSTLRKYIPDPSHVLKASNIQLDENLTYEEEPVVIIDRKIRKLRSKEIATVKVVWKNHSSEEATWEDDEMMGANSLDYFTGY